The following proteins come from a genomic window of Paenibacillus antri:
- a CDS encoding GntR family transcriptional regulator — protein sequence MKSMPLYKKIQLEIKQLIGSGVLREGDRIPSEKELADKYHVSQITSKNALNGLVEEGLLVRVQGKGTFVLTRPEYASALDRVADAGNKPGTGGTIGLIVPTMKTKVDQSFVDAIEKYASAAGFDLMLRITRESQEEETKIIDSFLKHGVEGIIIFPVENENYNDSILRLSLERFPLVLIDRFLKEIKTYSVSSDNIAGTCEAVEYLMDKGHTSIAFISPEITNTVTDERAQGFERAYLHRRISIDKSLWCLLPLDVISGGRAYEAVKEFLQGHPEVTAAITVNTELCRYVYGAATTVGKPIPEGMELITFDPPGIPDVSYIRQNEEEMCRITMELLLEQIRGKLEPQRVVVPVKLVQSNAGAINLY from the coding sequence ATGAAGTCCATGCCTCTCTACAAGAAAATTCAACTGGAAATCAAACAACTGATCGGGAGCGGCGTGTTGAGAGAGGGCGACCGGATCCCGTCCGAGAAGGAACTGGCCGACAAATATCACGTCAGTCAAATTACGAGCAAAAACGCCTTGAACGGATTGGTCGAGGAAGGACTGCTCGTCCGCGTCCAGGGCAAAGGGACGTTCGTGCTGACCCGTCCCGAATACGCCTCCGCGCTGGATCGCGTCGCCGACGCCGGAAACAAGCCGGGAACGGGCGGAACGATCGGCTTGATCGTTCCGACGATGAAGACGAAGGTGGATCAAAGCTTCGTGGACGCGATCGAGAAATACGCCTCCGCGGCGGGGTTCGATCTCATGCTGCGCATTACCCGAGAATCGCAGGAAGAGGAAACGAAGATTATCGATTCCTTTCTGAAGCATGGGGTAGAAGGAATCATTATTTTTCCGGTGGAGAACGAAAACTACAACGATTCGATTCTGAGATTATCGTTGGAACGATTCCCGTTGGTGCTTATCGATCGCTTTCTTAAAGAAATAAAGACCTACAGCGTAAGCTCCGACAATATCGCCGGAACGTGCGAGGCCGTCGAATATTTGATGGATAAAGGACATACCTCGATCGCCTTCATCTCGCCGGAAATTACGAACACGGTGACCGACGAACGCGCGCAAGGTTTTGAAAGGGCTTACCTCCATCGGCGGATTTCCATCGACAAGAGCTTATGGTGTCTGCTCCCGCTCGACGTGATCTCCGGCGGACGCGCGTACGAAGCGGTAAAGGAGTTTCTGCAAGGGCACCCGGAAGTGACGGCCGCGATTACCGTGAATACGGAGCTTTGCCGGTATGTGTACGGGGCCGCGACAACCGTCGGGAAGCCGATCCCGGAAGGGATGGAGCTGATTACGTTCGACCCGCCGGGCATTCCGGACGTCTCGTATATTCGCCAGAACGAAGAAGAGATGTGCCGAATCACGATGGAGCTGTTGCTGGAGCAAATTCGAGGGAAGCTCGAACCGCAAAGAGTCGTCGTTCCCGTGAAGTTGGTGCAATCCAATGCCGGGGCGATAAATTTATACTAA
- a CDS encoding class I SAM-dependent methyltransferase, translating to MTEFWETSFIENQMMWGFEPSDSAILVKDFFLEKKVNDILIPGIGYGRNAKIFIDNGIHVTGIEISKTAIDLARQKGLDVPIFHGSVTDMPFDNKLYDGIFSYALIHLLNHQERAKFIKDCYDQLKPNGYMIFTTISKEAPMYGKGKRLGKDYFEIMEGVKMFFYDSDSIKQEFGTYGLIEVSEIVEPHKNMENKPPFKFTMVKCQKALPLLQ from the coding sequence ATGACTGAATTTTGGGAAACAAGTTTTATCGAAAATCAAATGATGTGGGGATTCGAACCTTCGGACTCGGCCATCTTAGTAAAGGATTTTTTCCTTGAAAAGAAAGTTAACGATATATTGATACCTGGTATCGGCTACGGGAGAAACGCAAAGATTTTTATCGACAACGGAATCCATGTAACGGGTATCGAGATTTCAAAAACGGCGATTGACTTGGCAAGGCAAAAAGGGCTTGATGTTCCTATTTTCCATGGTTCCGTAACGGATATGCCCTTCGATAACAAACTTTATGACGGTATATTTTCTTATGCGCTGATCCACTTATTGAATCATCAGGAGAGAGCGAAGTTTATTAAAGATTGCTACGATCAGTTAAAGCCGAACGGTTATATGATTTTTACGACGATTTCCAAAGAAGCCCCGATGTACGGAAAGGGCAAACGACTGGGGAAAGACTATTTCGAGATTATGGAAGGGGTAAAGATGTTTTTTTACGATTCCGACTCGATCAAACAAGAATTCGGAACATATGGGTTGATTGAAGTTTCGGAGATTGTCGAACCCCATAAAAATATGGAAAATAAACCTCCATTCAAATTCACTATGGTAAAGTGTCAAAAAGCCCTTCCCCTGCTACAATAA
- a CDS encoding GntR family transcriptional regulator, translating into MQQEIKRQIRDGALRPGDRVPSEKELAAQYGVSQITSKNALLGLVEEGLLVRFQGKGTFVRMSEGEAEQATASDDVRSTIALILPTMKTKVDQRLLDGIERYCSEAGYELLVRITRESQEEEAKAIERFRERGVDGFIIFPVENESYNDAILRLSLDRVPLVLIDRFLREIKTYSVSSANLEGTCAAVTDLIGRGHRSIVYLSPEITNSVTDERAKGFEQALVDSGLPIDKQLWCMLSLETIAKQQAYDEILRFLEGRPEATAVFAVNSELARYAYAALRSLRKRVPTDVELVAFDAYELDGVSVLAQREDEMSRMTVELLAEQLQGTFRPRRLMVPVDYRKV; encoded by the coding sequence ATCCAACAAGAGATTAAACGGCAAATTCGCGACGGCGCGCTGCGCCCGGGAGATCGCGTCCCGTCGGAGAAGGAATTGGCCGCCCAATACGGGGTCAGCCAAATTACTTCCAAGAACGCCTTGCTCGGACTGGTGGAGGAGGGTTTGCTGGTACGCTTCCAAGGCAAGGGGACCTTCGTTCGAATGTCGGAGGGGGAGGCGGAGCAGGCGACGGCGTCGGACGACGTACGGAGTACCATCGCGCTGATCTTGCCGACGATGAAGACCAAGGTGGATCAGCGTCTTCTCGACGGCATCGAACGGTACTGCTCGGAAGCGGGGTACGAGCTGCTGGTGCGCATTACAAGGGAGTCTCAGGAAGAAGAAGCGAAGGCGATCGAACGGTTCCGGGAACGAGGCGTAGACGGCTTTATCATTTTCCCGGTAGAAAATGAAAGCTATAACGATGCGATTCTTCGATTGTCGCTCGATCGGGTGCCGCTGGTCCTCATCGACCGTTTCCTGAGAGAAATAAAGACTTACAGCGTCAGCTCGGCGAACCTGGAGGGAACTTGCGCCGCGGTAACGGATCTGATCGGGAGAGGGCATCGTTCCATCGTATACTTGTCTCCGGAAATCACGAACTCCGTAACCGACGAGAGGGCGAAGGGATTCGAACAGGCGCTTGTCGACAGCGGCTTGCCGATCGATAAACAGCTTTGGTGCATGTTATCGCTGGAGACCATCGCCAAACAGCAGGCGTATGACGAAATTTTGCGCTTTCTAGAAGGAAGGCCGGAAGCGACGGCCGTATTCGCGGTGAACTCCGAGTTGGCGCGTTACGCGTATGCTGCGCTGCGCAGCTTGCGGAAGCGGGTACCGACGGACGTCGAGCTCGTCGCGTTCGACGCATACGAATTGGACGGCGTATCGGTTCTGGCGCAAAGGGAAGACGAGATGAGCCGGATGACGGTGGAATTGCTGGCCGAACAGCTGCAGGGGACCTTTCGACCGCGAAGACTCATGGTGCCTGTAGATTATCGGAAAGTATAG